A genomic region of Antennarius striatus isolate MH-2024 chromosome 2, ASM4005453v1, whole genome shotgun sequence contains the following coding sequences:
- the atp6ap1a gene encoding ATPase H+ transporting accessory protein 1a, whose translation MATTGTLRLGRISVSLAVFLGLLSALNSGHCDEQVPLILWTSEGISLPRQSPPTVGHIVEEQQLASYLENALDVGPRNVLLFLQDKMSVEDFTLYGGAFGNKQDSVFPNLEGALMSSSSSLVLPAVSRMASNAVIGQLQDQLETSPLYMDAETLSQLRLNASSPALLVFRLPYGIVADLMSAKEVLSGNDEVIGQVLSTMKAQSVPYTAIYTALRPSREAASLSMEAGLGGGRSLLQSRYRDRERERERQRRIKEKAGMYGPVEFKEGENPCILLWAQNLTVGILRRGQWETHDLTPATFGKDVSPKLHGSSCDKSNAKLVLNYEKVLGHSSFKLIFAMSQRHYKVSARRWFTLDAVELEYDGTKATFNGSRNIYAPSEFSYSCASVTSFNAPLLVPRSPGDPANQWRVSFGDFQIQGFNVTGSEFSYASDCAAFFSPGIWMGLLTSLLMVLVLTYGLHMIMQLHTMDRFDDPKGPAISVPQTE comes from the exons gaTCTCCCTACCGAGGCAGTCTCCTCCTACGGTGGGTCACattgtggaggagcagcagctggctTCTTACCTGGAGAATGCTCTGGACGTGGGCCCCAGAAACGTGTTGCTGTTCCTTCAGGACAAG ATGAGTGTGGAGGACTTTACCTTGTATGGAGGGGCTTTTGGAAACAAACAGGACAGTGTTTTCCCCAACCTTGAG GGCGCTCTGatgtcctcgtcctcctctttgGTGTTACCTGCTGTATCCCGGATGGCCTCCAATGCCGTGATTGGTCAACTGCAGGACCAATTAGAAACCTCTCCTCTGTACATGGACGCTGAAACTCTGAGTCAGCTGAGACTCAACGCCTCCTCGCCAGCTCTGTTGGTGTTCAGGCTGCCGTATGGCATCGT GGCTGATCTGATGTCCGCTAAAGAGGTTCTCAGTGGCAACG ACGAGGTGATTGGTCAGGTGTTGAGCACTATGAAGGCCCAGTCTGTCCCTTACACAGCCATCTACACGGCCCTGCGGCCCTCCAGG GAGGCTGCATCTCTGTCGATGGAAGCAGGCCTGGGGGGAGGACGCTCCCTCCTGCAGTCCAgatacagagacagagagagggagagggagaggcagCGTCGCATCAAGGAGAAGGCTGGGATGTACGGTCCGGTAGAGTTTAAG GAGGGTGAAAACCCCTGCATCCTGTTGTGGGCACAGAACCTGACAGTGGGCATTCTACGCAGGGGTCAGTGGGAAACCCATGACCTGACTCCAGCAACGTTTGGGAAGGACGTCAGCCCAAAGCTCCACGGCTCAAGCTGCGACAAGTCTAATGCAAA GTTGGTTCTTAATTACGAGAAAGTTCTCGGCCACAGCAGCTTCAAACTGAT CTTTGCTATGAGCCAACGCCACTACAAGGTGTCGGCTCGCCGCTGGTTCACGCTGGACGCCGTGGAGCTGGAGTACGATGGCACCAAAGCCACCTTCAACGGCAGCAGAAACATTTACGCCCCCTCCGAGTTCTCCTACAGCTGCGCTTCCGTCACCAGCTTCAACGCGCCCTTGCTTGTCCCGCGTTCACCTGGAGATCCAGCCAATCAGTGGAGGGTGTCCTTTGGAGACTTTCAG ATCCAGGGCTTCAACGTGACTGGCAGTGAGTTCTCGTACGCCAGTGACTGCGCAGCTTTCTTCTCTCCTGGTATCTGGATGGGTCTGCTGACCAGCCTCCTTATGGTCCTGGTGCTCACCTACGGCCTGCACATGATCATGCAGCTCCACACCATGGACCGCTTTGACGACCCCAAGGGCCCGGCCATCTCCGTGCCCCAAACAGAGTAG